The Deltaproteobacteria bacterium GWC2_65_14 nucleotide sequence GTCCCCGGAAGGGTTTCGTCGCGAGACAAGGGAGACCCGAGGCGAGGCGGGCAAGCGCAGGAGCGAGCGCGGAGGCGTACGGTCAGTACGCCGCACAAGCGAGCGACGAGCACGCCCGACGCAGCCCGGGGATCGCTTGTCGCAGCAGAAAAGGCAGCCCTGGCGACCGGCGCCTGCGGCTCGGTCTGCACCGCCAGCCCTTTGTCGGACTCCCTGCGCCCGGCTCGGCGTACCGGAAGTACGCCTTCGCCGTGCTCGGTCGTCCTTCGCGGTCTGACGGCGCATCCGCTTCGCCTCGGCTGCCGACCCTTCCGGGGACAGGCCCCTCGCGCCAGCTTCGTTGCGCTTCTTGCGCAGGGGGGGACACTCTTGGTTTTCTCGCTGATCACACAAAGAGTGTCCCCCGCCATCCTCAGTCGCGCGCCTCGCTGGCGCGGCGCATCGACGCTCTCGGTGCCTCAAGCTATTTACGAGACGGTACACTAGGGGAGGAGACCCGGGCATGGCGAAGGTCGTGGTGTGCGGCGCGATGGGGAGGATGGGGAAGGCGATCCTCTCGGTGCTCGCGGGCAGCCCCCGCGTGTTCTCCCTCGCGGCCGCGGTGGAAACGCCGGGGCACCCGATGCTCGGACGGGACGCCTTCGAGGCCGCGGGGGCGGGGAAGGCCGGGATCCCGGTGACGGCGGATTTTCCCGGGGCGATCGCCGGCGCGGACGTGGCGATCGATTTCACCCATCCCGCCTCCTCCGTCGGCCACGCGCGGGAGGCGGCCTCCGCGGGGAAGCCGATCGTCATCGGGACCACGGGGCTCTCGCCGGAGCAGACCGGGGAGATCCGGGAGGCGGCGAAGTGGATCGCCTGCGTCCTCTCCCCGAACATGAGCGTCGGGGTGAACCTGATGTTCCAGGTGGCGGCGGACGTCGCGCGGACCCTCGGAGAGGAGTTCGACGTGGAGATCGTCGAGGTCCATCACCGCTTCAAGAAGGACTCCCCCTCCGGCACGGCGGTGAGGCTGGCCGACGCGGTGGCAGGCGCACTGGGGCGCGAGATGCGGGAGGCGGGCGTCTACGGCCGGCAGGGGATCGTGGGGGAGCGCACGAAGCGGGAGATCGGGGTCCTCGCGGTCCGGGCGGGAGACGTCGTGGGGGAGCACACGGTGATCTTCGGCGGGATCGGGGAGCGCTTCGAGATCACCCACCGTGCGCACAGCCGGGACACCTTCGCGAGAGGGGCGGTCCGTGCAGCCGGCTGGGTACTCGGCAGGCCCGCCGGCCTCTATGACATGAAATCGGTGCTGGGGCTGTAACGGGATGAAGATCGGGCGGTACGAATCGGACGGAAGGATTTCGTTCGGAATCGTCGACCCGAAAGGGGGGACCGTCCGGGAGATCGACGGAGCCCCGTTCGACGGGATCCGGGAAACGGGCGCAGTCCGGCGTCTTTCGGAGGTCCGCCTTCTCGCCCCTGTCGCTCCCACGAAGATCGTCGCGGTGGGGCTGAACTACCGGGACCA carries:
- a CDS encoding 4-hydroxy-tetrahydrodipicolinate reductase: MAKVVVCGAMGRMGKAILSVLAGSPRVFSLAAAVETPGHPMLGRDAFEAAGAGKAGIPVTADFPGAIAGADVAIDFTHPASSVGHAREAASAGKPIVIGTTGLSPEQTGEIREAAKWIACVLSPNMSVGVNLMFQVAADVARTLGEEFDVEIVEVHHRFKKDSPSGTAVRLADAVAGALGREMREAGVYGRQGIVGERTKREIGVLAVRAGDVVGEHTVIFGGIGERFEITHRAHSRDTFARGAVRAAGWVLGRPAGLYDMKSVLGL